The Acidobacteriota bacterium genome contains a region encoding:
- a CDS encoding type I restriction endonuclease subunit R, producing the protein MTLLTESTVEDAALVWLEALDYQVLHGSEIAAGASAPERSDPGYRDVVLAGRLRQALARLNPDIPAEGLEEAFRQLTTVEAGSLIEANRALHRLLVAGVSVEYRGPDGSTVGDQVQVFDFEDPDNNDFLVVNQFTVVDGQRQRRLDVVIFVNGLPLAVFELKNATDAKATVWSAYQQLQTYQAQLPSLLTFNAVLVVSDGLSARMGALGAGKEWFKPWRTIGGEELAPETVSELQVMLEGVFAPERFLLLLRHFIVFDDDGGQIVKKVAGYHQYHAVNVAVEETLRAAPASDAGEVAELMGHYEAGGRPGGEAGDRRVGVVWHTQGSGKSLTMAFYAGRIILHPEMRNPTVVVLTDRNDLDDQLFSTFARCKDLLRQPPVQAADRADLRDKLQVASGGVIFTTIQKFFPETKGDRHPVLSERSNIVVLADEAHRSQYDFIDGFARHMRDALPHASFIAFTGTPIEHADANTRAVFGDYISIYDIQRAVLDGATVPIYYESRLAKLELEEAERPVIDPRFEEVTEGEELERKEKLKSKWAQLEALVGSEQRLEVVARDLVEHFEQRLETLEGKAMVVCMSRRICVELYQRLVELRPQWHHDDDAHGELKVVMTGSAADPADWQPHIRSKGRREALAKRFRDPSDPFKIVLVRDMWLTGFDAPSLHTMYIDKPMRGHGLMQAIARVNRVFKDKPGGLVVDYLGIADELKKALHIYTESGGRGRAALDKEEAIAVMLEKWEVCRGLFHGFDWTAWISGTAGDRLSLLGPAQEHILAQEDGKERFLRTVSELTKAFALSVPNEEAERIRDDVAFFQAVRAALVKSSPEVSRSEEELDHAVRQIVSRAVSSEEVVDIFAAAGLDKPDVSILSDEFLAEVRDLPQRNLAVETLRKLLQGEIQSRARRNVVQARSFAEMLEQSIRRYQNRSIETAVVIEELIRLAQEMREASHRGEALGLSDDELAFYDALSANDSAVEVLGEPTLATIARELVEIVKKNVTIDWTVRETVRAKLRVIVKRLLRKYKYPPDQQEAATRTVLEQAEVVSEGWAVGASAS; encoded by the coding sequence ATGACTCTTCTAACCGAATCCACCGTTGAAGACGCTGCTCTCGTTTGGCTAGAGGCTCTCGACTACCAAGTCCTCCACGGCTCGGAGATCGCCGCGGGTGCGTCGGCTCCGGAGCGGAGCGACCCGGGCTACCGGGACGTGGTGCTCGCCGGGCGGTTGCGTCAGGCCCTGGCCAGGCTCAATCCGGACATCCCGGCGGAGGGCCTGGAGGAAGCGTTTCGGCAGCTCACCACCGTCGAAGCCGGCTCCCTGATCGAAGCCAACCGCGCGCTCCATCGGCTCTTGGTCGCCGGCGTCAGCGTGGAGTACCGCGGTCCCGATGGCTCCACTGTCGGTGACCAAGTGCAGGTCTTCGACTTCGAGGACCCCGACAACAACGACTTCCTGGTCGTCAACCAATTCACCGTCGTGGACGGCCAGAGACAGCGGCGGCTGGACGTAGTGATCTTTGTCAACGGTCTGCCGCTGGCGGTCTTCGAGCTCAAGAATGCGACCGACGCCAAGGCGACGGTGTGGAGCGCCTATCAACAGCTCCAGACCTACCAGGCACAGCTCCCGTCGCTCCTCACCTTCAACGCCGTGCTCGTCGTCTCCGACGGCCTCTCGGCGCGGATGGGGGCGCTGGGGGCGGGGAAGGAATGGTTTAAGCCTTGGCGCACCATCGGCGGGGAGGAGCTCGCTCCCGAGACCGTGAGCGAGCTGCAGGTGATGCTGGAGGGTGTCTTCGCTCCCGAACGCTTCCTGCTCCTGCTGCGCCACTTCATCGTCTTCGACGACGATGGCGGCCAGATCGTCAAGAAGGTGGCGGGGTATCACCAGTACCACGCCGTCAACGTCGCGGTGGAGGAGACCTTGCGGGCCGCGCCGGCGAGCGACGCGGGCGAGGTGGCCGAGCTCATGGGGCACTACGAAGCGGGCGGACGGCCCGGCGGAGAGGCGGGGGACCGGCGGGTCGGTGTGGTCTGGCACACCCAGGGTTCGGGCAAGAGCCTGACCATGGCCTTCTACGCCGGGCGGATCATCCTCCATCCGGAAATGCGCAACCCGACGGTGGTGGTGCTCACCGACCGCAACGACCTCGATGATCAGCTCTTCTCGACCTTCGCACGATGCAAGGATCTGCTACGGCAGCCGCCGGTGCAGGCGGCGGATCGTGCCGACCTGCGGGACAAGCTCCAGGTCGCTTCCGGTGGCGTGATCTTCACCACCATCCAGAAATTCTTCCCCGAAACCAAAGGCGACCGCCATCCGGTGCTCTCGGAACGCAGCAACATCGTCGTCCTCGCCGACGAAGCCCACCGCAGTCAGTATGACTTCATCGACGGTTTCGCCCGCCACATGCGCGACGCCTTGCCCCATGCCTCCTTCATCGCCTTCACCGGAACGCCCATCGAGCACGCCGACGCCAACACCCGCGCGGTCTTCGGCGACTACATCAGCATCTACGACATCCAGCGCGCGGTGCTCGATGGTGCGACGGTTCCCATCTATTACGAGAGCCGCCTGGCCAAGCTCGAGCTGGAGGAGGCCGAGCGCCCCGTCATCGATCCCCGGTTCGAGGAGGTGACCGAAGGCGAGGAGCTGGAACGCAAAGAGAAGCTCAAATCCAAGTGGGCGCAGCTGGAGGCCCTAGTCGGTTCCGAGCAGCGGCTGGAGGTGGTGGCCCGCGATCTGGTGGAGCACTTCGAGCAGCGTCTGGAGACCCTCGAAGGCAAGGCGATGGTGGTGTGCATGAGCCGGCGGATCTGTGTCGAGCTCTACCAACGGCTGGTGGAGCTCCGCCCCCAGTGGCACCACGACGACGACGCCCACGGCGAGCTCAAGGTGGTGATGACCGGTTCCGCCGCCGATCCTGCGGACTGGCAGCCCCACATCCGCAGCAAAGGCCGGCGAGAAGCGCTGGCCAAACGCTTCCGCGATCCTAGCGACCCATTCAAGATCGTCCTCGTGCGCGACATGTGGCTCACCGGCTTTGACGCCCCGAGCTTGCACACCATGTACATCGACAAGCCCATGCGCGGCCACGGGCTGATGCAGGCCATCGCGCGGGTCAACCGCGTGTTCAAGGACAAGCCCGGCGGGCTGGTGGTGGACTACCTGGGAATTGCCGACGAGCTGAAGAAAGCGCTGCACATCTACACCGAGTCCGGCGGCCGCGGCAGGGCGGCCCTCGACAAGGAAGAAGCCATCGCGGTGATGCTCGAGAAGTGGGAGGTCTGCCGGGGCCTTTTCCACGGCTTCGACTGGACCGCTTGGATCTCCGGGACTGCTGGGGATCGGCTCTCTCTCCTCGGTCCCGCCCAGGAGCACATCCTCGCGCAGGAGGACGGCAAGGAGCGCTTCCTGCGGACGGTTTCGGAGCTGACCAAGGCCTTCGCGCTCTCGGTTCCCAACGAGGAGGCCGAACGGATCCGTGACGACGTGGCCTTCTTCCAAGCGGTGCGCGCCGCCTTGGTCAAGAGCTCTCCGGAGGTGAGCCGGAGCGAGGAGGAGCTCGACCACGCCGTGCGCCAGATCGTCTCCCGCGCGGTCTCTTCGGAGGAGGTGGTCGATATCTTCGCCGCCGCCGGCCTCGACAAGCCGGACGTGTCGATTCTCTCGGATGAATTCCTCGCCGAGGTGCGGGATTTGCCGCAACGAAATCTGGCGGTGGAGACATTGCGCAAGCTCCTCCAAGGTGAGATCCAGAGCCGTGCGCGGCGCAACGTGGTCCAGGCTCGCTCCTTTGCCGAGATGCTCGAACAGTCGATCCGCCGCTACCAGAACCGCTCCATCGAGACCGCCGTGGTCATCGAAGAGCTGATCCGCCTGGCCCAGGAGATGCGCGAAGCCAGCCACCGCGGCGAGGCCCTGGGCCTGAGCGACGACGAGCTGGCCTTCTACGACGCCCTGTCCGCCAACGACAGCGCCGTCGAAGTCCTCGGTGAGCCCACCCTCGCCACCATCGCCCGCGAGCTGGTCGAGATCGTCAAGAAGAACGTCACCATCGACTGGACCGTCCGCGAGACCGTCCGCGCCAAACTCCGCGTCATCGTCAAGCGTCTGCTCCGCAAGTACAAATATCCCCCCGACCAGCAGGAAGCCGCGACCCGGACCGTGCTGGAGCAGGCGGAGGTGGTGTCGGAGGGGTGGGCGGTTGGAGCCTCGGCATCCTGA
- a CDS encoding SIR2 family protein, whose protein sequence is MVFQFRDGTIIEDSVFIGDTEFFPVEALRSDEEAYESNFSAWLDQSWFPAQRDLLGEILSISGNRKRYADLSAAVSRRQAVPLVGSGMSVPSGLPTWSHLLRLVSGFTPVDPVSLEELIADFSFEKAADLIAESTNVNMLNERIEHELRVEASAEISGPVRLLPAIFPDLVVTTNLDDVLEYAYSLNGCSFEHVLAGQGIAKYRSIKALGQSLLLKLHGTCRDPEGRVLQTKEYDHAYAEGGLIRDELALLYRTHHLLFIGCSLGNDRTVELVAEVASKDSNMPRHYAFLRLPDDSQVRISREGFLSERNIYPIWYERPHDEALYALFTGLFDSASSGS, encoded by the coding sequence TTGGTTTTTCAATTCCGAGATGGGACCATTATCGAGGATAGTGTGTTTATTGGCGATACGGAATTCTTTCCTGTGGAAGCCTTGCGTAGCGACGAAGAGGCGTACGAGTCGAATTTTAGTGCATGGCTTGACCAGTCATGGTTCCCAGCGCAGCGAGATTTGCTTGGAGAGATACTCTCAATTAGTGGGAACAGGAAGAGATATGCGGATTTGAGTGCGGCTGTCAGTCGCCGTCAAGCTGTTCCTCTGGTTGGTTCAGGGATGTCGGTGCCAAGCGGTCTGCCGACGTGGTCGCATTTGCTTCGTTTGGTCTCGGGCTTTACCCCAGTAGACCCTGTGAGTCTGGAGGAGCTCATTGCAGACTTCTCTTTTGAGAAAGCTGCGGACCTGATTGCTGAATCCACAAACGTCAATATGCTGAACGAGAGGATCGAGCACGAATTGAGAGTCGAGGCTTCAGCGGAGATCTCTGGGCCTGTGAGGCTCTTGCCGGCTATTTTCCCAGATCTGGTTGTAACTACAAACCTAGATGATGTGCTCGAGTATGCCTACTCTTTAAACGGCTGCTCTTTCGAGCACGTGCTTGCAGGCCAAGGTATTGCTAAGTATCGCTCAATAAAGGCTTTGGGTCAGAGCCTTCTTCTTAAGCTTCATGGGACCTGCCGTGATCCCGAAGGTCGTGTGTTGCAGACAAAGGAGTATGACCATGCCTATGCTGAGGGTGGACTGATCCGGGATGAGCTAGCTCTTCTATATCGGACTCATCATCTGTTGTTTATTGGTTGTAGTCTTGGAAATGATAGAACTGTCGAGCTTGTTGCTGAGGTGGCGTCGAAAGATAGTAATATGCCAAGGCATTATGCTTTTCTGCGCTTGCCAGATGATTCGCAGGTCCGAATATCGAGGGAGGGCTTTCTGAGCGAGCGGAATATCTATCCCATCTGGTACGAAAGACCCCACGATGAAGCATTGTATGCTCTATTTACGGGGTTGTTCGATTCAGCTTCGAGTGGTAGCTAG
- a CDS encoding SIR2 family protein — MTLGRKAPHLSHGGGLVFLLGAGASMPAGIPNVLQFVDEFKADLVDRRGQDDLLVRELIRLEEAWEKAADSDSSLPRRMGLERLYELLTLLGGEGGRELTLPVYLPSTFPSPSRACELLAWELKKYVQRRCLGYKRARLRYLRPLLNFIDPEAGLDILSLNYDTCIESLLEKSGRPWGDGFPSDGSPVHRFTAEAFLSKSAPEAVRLLKVHGSASWYEQSGSGVRRVLSGSQPAVGLKLGSARSMTHEAMMIYPTLQKALTDGPFPALILAAQQVFAGARLLVAAGYGFADRHIRSLVLGALASNSELRLVLVDPWPEGAVRRLFADPKAPRDLKGRVGVCGVEPVVQGALKYGFLEEALMSGWLHDASKRWLRGEPLVDPLPSIRSRSNGRTWTWRLRVPLDAGAAHMARGSTDQAPSLWVLGRTSKVLQKVDVQSGALETIKTDLIAPRGLVWDPAASLLYVVENRYRTGKRLPGAAQLGEKAGLGRLWALDQSGKTVRPLTRLNFLRASARLARKSFSGLPLSEILGRGLGVLSWPTSVLLERPGVSVLLTEARALVRLDLASRKLSYPVEIPLCFNLVSLSRGPGGSILMVDGGVYPHGRGRLLVADLDSGRVQVLYESATRLTHVAWHERHEMALVSTGWGWPRGKVLAFRLGGTGASLVGQWEGLDYPGPITVIEEMDLVLVGTAEGLVELSTDRWSAASSPG; from the coding sequence ATGACGCTTGGCAGGAAGGCACCCCACCTTTCTCACGGTGGCGGTCTCGTTTTCCTCCTCGGTGCCGGCGCGTCCATGCCGGCTGGTATCCCCAACGTTCTCCAATTCGTAGACGAGTTCAAGGCCGACCTCGTAGACCGCCGCGGTCAAGACGACTTGCTGGTGCGGGAGCTGATCCGCCTCGAAGAGGCCTGGGAGAAGGCCGCAGACTCGGATTCTTCGTTGCCTCGCAGGATGGGGCTCGAACGGCTCTACGAGCTCTTGACGCTACTCGGGGGTGAGGGAGGTAGGGAGTTGACGTTGCCCGTCTACTTGCCGAGCACGTTTCCTTCTCCCTCCCGGGCCTGCGAGCTCCTCGCTTGGGAGCTCAAGAAATACGTGCAGAGGCGCTGCCTGGGCTACAAGCGAGCCAGGCTTCGCTATCTTCGACCACTGCTGAACTTCATCGATCCTGAGGCAGGTCTCGACATCCTTTCCCTGAACTACGACACGTGTATCGAGTCGCTGCTCGAGAAATCGGGACGTCCCTGGGGTGATGGCTTTCCCTCCGATGGTTCGCCGGTGCATCGCTTCACGGCGGAGGCGTTCCTCTCCAAGAGTGCTCCGGAGGCAGTGCGGCTGCTCAAGGTTCATGGATCGGCCTCCTGGTACGAGCAGTCTGGGAGTGGGGTCCGTCGGGTTCTCAGCGGATCGCAGCCGGCGGTGGGGCTGAAGCTTGGTTCGGCGAGGAGCATGACTCACGAAGCGATGATGATCTATCCGACGCTTCAGAAGGCGCTGACCGATGGACCGTTTCCAGCGCTCATCCTCGCCGCCCAGCAAGTTTTCGCCGGGGCAAGGCTGCTGGTAGCCGCGGGCTACGGGTTTGCAGACCGACACATCCGTAGTCTCGTTCTCGGAGCCCTTGCGAGCAACTCCGAGCTACGACTGGTGTTGGTCGACCCCTGGCCGGAAGGTGCCGTCCGGCGTCTGTTTGCAGATCCGAAGGCCCCAAGGGACCTCAAGGGCCGGGTGGGTGTTTGCGGTGTCGAGCCGGTTGTGCAGGGAGCACTGAAGTACGGTTTCCTCGAGGAGGCCCTCATGAGCGGTTGGCTTCACGATGCGTCGAAGCGGTGGCTCCGGGGAGAACCTCTCGTGGATCCCTTGCCCAGCATTCGAAGCCGAAGTAATGGGCGAACCTGGACTTGGCGTCTGAGAGTTCCCCTGGACGCCGGTGCAGCTCACATGGCCCGCGGTTCCACGGACCAGGCCCCGAGTCTTTGGGTCCTCGGGAGGACTTCGAAGGTGCTCCAGAAGGTCGACGTTCAGTCGGGAGCCTTGGAGACCATCAAGACAGACCTGATCGCTCCGAGAGGATTGGTTTGGGATCCAGCAGCGAGCCTGCTCTATGTGGTCGAGAACCGATATCGAACCGGGAAGAGACTACCTGGTGCGGCTCAGCTCGGCGAAAAAGCTGGCCTAGGCCGACTCTGGGCTCTCGATCAATCAGGAAAGACCGTTCGTCCCCTGACGCGACTAAACTTCCTACGAGCGTCGGCCCGGCTTGCCCGGAAGTCCTTCAGCGGCCTTCCCCTCAGCGAGATTCTCGGGAGAGGGTTGGGCGTGCTCTCCTGGCCGACGTCAGTGCTCCTCGAGCGGCCCGGAGTCTCGGTTCTTCTGACCGAAGCCAGGGCTTTGGTGCGTCTCGATCTCGCGAGCAGGAAGTTGAGTTACCCGGTCGAGATTCCTCTCTGCTTCAATCTCGTGAGTCTGTCCAGAGGACCCGGCGGCAGCATCCTGATGGTCGATGGCGGGGTCTATCCCCACGGCCGAGGCCGGCTTTTGGTCGCAGACCTCGACTCGGGCCGCGTCCAGGTGCTGTATGAGAGTGCCACCCGGTTAACCCACGTCGCCTGGCACGAGCGCCATGAGATGGCTCTAGTCTCGACGGGTTGGGGCTGGCCTCGCGGAAAGGTTCTCGCCTTCCGTCTGGGAGGCACTGGTGCCAGCCTAGTTGGGCAGTGGGAAGGCCTTGACTATCCAGGACCGATTACCGTGATCGAGGAGATGGACCTCGTTCTGGTCGGGACTGCTGAGGGGCTGGTTGAGTTGTCGACCGACCGATGGAGTGCTGCTAGCTCGCCGGGCTGA
- a CDS encoding restriction endonuclease subunit S, with amino-acid sequence MGSEWREAPLDDLASEITVGHVGRMASRYVEAGIPFLRSLNVEPFRINLGDLKFIPPEFHSDLGKSSLVPGDVVVVRTGKPGACAVIPKSLPVANCSDLVIIRCAENLDPQFLCGYINSVASHHVRASLVGAVQQHFNVGAARRMIIRFPPLRDQRAIAHILGTLHEKIELNRRISETLEAMARALFKSWFIDFDPVRAKSEGRGSGLPAEVADLFPESFEESELGELPKHWSVSRIENIAQVSGGSTPSTKIPRFWKETGHLWATPKDLSGLSAPVLFDTARRISDEGLSQIGSGLLPKGTVLLSSRAPIGYLAIAENPTAVNQGFIAMEPKGAVSNLFLLFWARAAKATIISRANGSTFLEISKRNFRSMPIVLPPAEIMDAFDRRVRSLYGRIVLCCRESVALNELHDSLLHKIFTGDLQVL; translated from the coding sequence ATGGGGAGTGAGTGGCGAGAAGCTCCGCTGGACGACCTAGCCTCTGAGATCACAGTCGGCCATGTTGGTCGGATGGCATCTAGGTATGTTGAGGCGGGGATTCCTTTCTTGAGGTCCCTGAACGTCGAGCCATTCAGGATCAACCTGGGCGATCTGAAATTCATTCCTCCTGAATTCCACTCAGACTTAGGAAAGTCGTCGCTGGTTCCCGGGGACGTTGTGGTCGTGCGGACTGGCAAACCCGGTGCCTGTGCGGTCATCCCGAAGTCGCTTCCAGTAGCCAACTGCTCAGACCTAGTTATTATTCGATGTGCGGAAAACCTTGACCCTCAATTCCTTTGTGGGTACATCAACTCTGTAGCTTCTCACCACGTAAGGGCTAGTTTGGTTGGCGCTGTGCAACAGCATTTTAACGTTGGTGCGGCCCGCAGAATGATCATTAGGTTTCCTCCTCTACGGGACCAGCGTGCCATAGCCCACATTCTCGGCACCCTCCACGAGAAGATCGAGCTCAACCGCCGGATAAGCGAGACCCTGGAGGCGATGGCGCGGGCGCTCTTCAAGTCGTGGTTCATCGATTTTGATCCAGTGCGGGCCAAGTCGGAGGGCCGCGGCTCGGGACTGCCTGCGGAGGTTGCGGATCTCTTCCCGGAATCGTTCGAGGAGTCGGAGCTGGGGGAGCTTCCGAAGCATTGGAGCGTCAGCCGGATTGAGAATATTGCCCAAGTCTCTGGGGGGAGTACTCCGAGCACGAAGATCCCGAGATTCTGGAAAGAAACTGGCCACCTTTGGGCGACCCCAAAAGACTTGTCGGGACTGTCAGCTCCAGTGCTTTTCGATACCGCGAGAAGAATCTCCGATGAGGGACTCTCGCAGATTGGTTCAGGATTACTACCAAAGGGTACTGTTCTCCTGTCCTCGAGAGCTCCAATTGGGTACTTGGCTATAGCCGAGAATCCTACTGCTGTGAATCAGGGCTTTATCGCAATGGAGCCCAAGGGGGCGGTGTCGAATTTGTTTCTTCTCTTTTGGGCCCGAGCTGCAAAGGCGACAATCATTAGTCGGGCAAATGGTTCAACATTTTTGGAAATTAGCAAGAGAAATTTTCGCTCCATGCCGATTGTGCTGCCGCCGGCTGAGATCATGGATGCTTTCGATAGGAGGGTGCGGAGTTTGTATGGTCGTATAGTTCTCTGTTGTCGAGAGAGTGTTGCTCTAAATGAGCTGCACGATTCGCTCTTGCATAAAATTTTTACTGGCGACCTGCAGGTGTTGTAG
- a CDS encoding DUF4403 family protein, with protein sequence MRRLNRGILILVILLLATALGVGWLGQRDRELSEEPELLAPAREATVEPSTLAIAVTLPFEAMQQRANAEAPKNFSDSGHGKNVCKRILGIKHCAGTKYSFNATRGTIAVRAASDDRIHVEVPIKVRGKGGLRGDGAKILDLDGKNFKADLVAFADIDLALDENWCPKPTVKADFRWTRGARVEIVGGVWVHINSLVESALREQVQSMGKEVAKSIQCDEIQRQLAQVWAPRAYPVDLPGRDDRLFIHVESKSLAYSGLQTHAEAAELLAELEVDISVRDEAEPGTASPLPPLQRTDTTQSAVHLRVPLILSYSELERRLGAELVGKKWQSPTPAGEAVLEAKNLRIYPSGESLVVGTLVSVDLPDRLFDVNGWVYVAGVPRANDSGDGLYADDLVFTRALDNKLWSTLSVILESTLLQELRKAAAVDLQPMIEQASSMIVAQLEQPTGDLMVELGDPELRLGRLLTTRDHLLLEAMLDSGADVTLIR encoded by the coding sequence ATGCGTCGACTCAACCGGGGAATTCTGATCCTTGTCATCCTGCTGCTGGCTACCGCTCTCGGTGTGGGCTGGCTGGGTCAACGGGACCGCGAGCTGTCCGAGGAGCCGGAGCTGCTGGCTCCTGCTCGTGAAGCCACTGTCGAGCCGAGCACTCTTGCCATCGCCGTGACTCTGCCCTTCGAGGCTATGCAGCAGCGAGCCAACGCGGAGGCTCCGAAGAATTTCAGTGATTCAGGTCATGGGAAGAACGTCTGCAAGAGAATTCTAGGAATCAAGCATTGCGCTGGGACGAAGTACTCCTTCAATGCGACACGAGGCACCATCGCTGTGCGCGCCGCCTCCGATGATCGAATCCATGTCGAGGTCCCGATCAAGGTCCGGGGGAAGGGAGGTTTGCGTGGGGATGGAGCCAAGATCCTCGATCTCGACGGGAAGAACTTCAAGGCCGATCTGGTGGCCTTCGCCGATATCGATCTCGCTTTGGACGAGAATTGGTGTCCGAAGCCGACCGTCAAGGCCGACTTTCGATGGACTCGGGGTGCGCGAGTCGAGATCGTTGGTGGAGTCTGGGTGCACATCAACAGCCTCGTCGAATCCGCGCTGCGAGAGCAGGTGCAGTCGATGGGTAAGGAGGTTGCCAAGTCGATTCAGTGCGACGAAATCCAGCGACAGCTGGCGCAGGTCTGGGCTCCCCGAGCCTATCCGGTGGACCTTCCCGGTCGCGATGATCGACTCTTCATCCACGTCGAGTCGAAGTCTTTGGCGTACTCGGGACTTCAGACCCACGCGGAGGCGGCCGAGCTCCTGGCTGAGCTCGAAGTCGACATCTCGGTCAGAGACGAAGCGGAGCCAGGAACAGCCAGCCCTTTGCCTCCACTACAACGCACCGATACGACCCAAAGCGCAGTGCATTTACGAGTTCCGTTGATCCTCTCTTACAGCGAGCTCGAACGCCGACTCGGAGCGGAGCTTGTGGGCAAAAAATGGCAGTCCCCGACTCCCGCGGGCGAGGCAGTGCTCGAGGCAAAGAATCTCCGCATATACCCCAGCGGTGAATCGCTCGTGGTGGGGACGCTGGTAAGCGTTGATCTCCCCGACCGACTCTTTGACGTCAATGGCTGGGTCTATGTTGCCGGCGTGCCGCGTGCCAACGATTCTGGAGACGGTCTCTACGCGGACGATCTTGTGTTCACTCGGGCGCTGGACAACAAGCTATGGAGCACGCTGTCGGTGATCCTCGAGAGCACCTTGCTGCAAGAGCTGCGCAAGGCGGCCGCGGTCGATCTCCAACCAATGATCGAGCAGGCGAGTTCAATGATCGTTGCTCAGCTCGAACAACCCACGGGCGATCTGATGGTCGAGCTGGGCGACCCGGAGCTGCGGCTTGGGCGTCTCCTGACCACCCGGGATCATCTCTTGCTGGAAGCTATGCTCGATTCCGGGGCCGACGTCACGCTAATTCGCTAA
- a CDS encoding class I SAM-dependent DNA methyltransferase — protein MCRAVELDDSGRQKARIIDRLLAGPGADTGASSQPKKPRKQQRKARGENGGSGSPLGFESKLWAAADALRNNMDAAEYKHVVLGLIFLKYISDAFEAKHAELEKQRAEGADPEDPDEYRAENIFWVPKEARWQQLKENAPQPIIGKLVDEAMAAIERDNPTLKSVLPKIYARPGLDKQRLGQLINLVSDISLGSSADRAKDTLGRVYEYFLSQFASAEGKRGGQFYTPSHVVRVLVEMLAPYKGRVYDPCCGSGGMFVQSEKFIEAHSGRIGDISIYGQESNYTTWRLAMMNLAIRGIEGQVAHGDTFHNDRHPDLKADYVMANPPFNDSDWRGELLREDKRWVFGVPPAGNANFAWVQHFIYHLAPTGMAGFVLANGSMSTNQSGEGKIREEIVEADLVDCMVALPGQLFYSTQIPVCLWFLARSKKNGRFRDRRDETLFIDARDLGSLVDRTHRELTDDDIAKIAGTYHAWRGDEGAGEYEDVPGFCKSADLEEIRQHNHVLTPGRYVGAAEIEDDGEPFGEKMQRLVAELREQQAEAARLDAAIAANLEGLGYGE, from the coding sequence ATGTGCCGGGCGGTGGAGCTGGACGACAGTGGTCGCCAGAAGGCACGGATTATCGACCGGCTCCTCGCTGGTCCGGGGGCGGATACGGGAGCCTCCAGCCAACCGAAGAAGCCTCGGAAGCAGCAGCGCAAGGCTCGGGGGGAGAACGGAGGCTCCGGCTCGCCGCTGGGCTTCGAGTCGAAGCTCTGGGCCGCTGCCGATGCGCTGCGCAACAACATGGATGCGGCGGAGTACAAGCACGTCGTGCTGGGGCTGATCTTCCTCAAGTACATCTCCGACGCCTTCGAGGCGAAGCATGCCGAGCTCGAGAAGCAGCGAGCCGAGGGAGCCGATCCGGAGGACCCCGACGAGTATCGGGCGGAAAACATCTTCTGGGTGCCGAAGGAGGCGCGTTGGCAGCAGCTCAAGGAGAACGCGCCGCAGCCGATCATCGGCAAGTTGGTGGACGAAGCGATGGCGGCCATCGAGCGCGACAACCCGACGCTCAAGTCCGTGTTGCCCAAGATCTACGCCCGCCCTGGGCTCGACAAGCAGCGCCTCGGGCAGCTGATCAATCTGGTGAGCGATATCTCCCTCGGCAGCTCGGCGGATCGCGCCAAGGACACCCTGGGCAGGGTCTATGAGTATTTCCTGTCGCAGTTCGCCAGCGCCGAGGGCAAGCGCGGCGGGCAGTTCTACACGCCGTCCCACGTGGTGCGCGTGCTGGTGGAGATGCTGGCACCGTACAAGGGGCGGGTCTACGACCCCTGCTGCGGCTCGGGCGGGATGTTCGTGCAGAGCGAGAAGTTCATCGAGGCCCACAGCGGCCGCATCGGCGACATCTCGATCTACGGTCAGGAGTCGAATTACACGACGTGGCGGCTGGCGATGATGAATCTGGCGATCCGCGGCATCGAGGGCCAGGTGGCCCACGGCGACACGTTCCACAACGACCGGCACCCGGACCTCAAGGCGGATTACGTAATGGCCAATCCGCCGTTCAACGACAGCGATTGGCGCGGGGAGCTGCTCCGCGAAGACAAGCGCTGGGTCTTCGGCGTGCCGCCGGCGGGGAATGCAAACTTCGCCTGGGTGCAGCATTTCATCTATCACCTGGCGCCGACGGGCATGGCCGGATTCGTGCTCGCCAACGGCTCGATGTCGACGAATCAGTCGGGGGAGGGGAAGATTCGCGAGGAGATCGTCGAGGCGGACCTGGTGGACTGCATGGTGGCGCTCCCCGGGCAGCTTTTCTATTCGACCCAGATACCGGTCTGCTTGTGGTTCTTGGCGCGCTCGAAGAAGAACGGCCGCTTCCGAGACCGCCGCGACGAGACGCTGTTCATCGACGCCCGGGATCTGGGCTCGTTAGTGGATCGCACCCACCGTGAGCTCACCGACGACGACATCGCCAAGATCGCGGGCACCTACCACGCCTGGCGCGGCGATGAGGGGGCTGGTGAGTACGAGGACGTGCCCGGCTTCTGCAAGTCGGCCGATCTCGAGGAGATCCGCCAGCACAACCACGTCCTCACCCCCGGCCGCTACGTCGGCGCCGCCGAGATAGAAGACGACGGCGAGCCCTTCGGAGAAAAGATGCAGCGTCTGGTGGCGGAGCTTCGGGAGCAGCAGGCTGAGGCTGCGCGGTTGGATGCGGCGATTGCTGCGAATCTGGAGGGGCTTGGGTATGGGGAGTGA